One genomic window of Dysgonomonas mossii includes the following:
- a CDS encoding PglZ domain-containing protein → MRKRRILWADDEIYMLRSHILFLEEKGYEVTPVNSGQDAIDSIKSESFDIVFLDENMPGVSGLDALSIIKEINPNIPVIMITKSEDEGIMTHAIGKKIADYLIKPVNPNQILLSIKKNLHKDDIVSEVTVEGYREEFNKISAQINDSNTYEQWVDIYKKLVYWELELAASDSPLMDLLRIQKNEANNSYCKFVKKNYESWVQNPNKRPLISPELFSQKVFPLLDNGEKLFFILIDNFRLDQWSDIKDLLANDFTISEDEYLSILPTATQYARNAIFSGLMPSQMAKLYPDLWVDEDEDESKNLNEEALLHTQIERYRKNYTFSYNKLLSSSSGEKLLQGMDRLSNKQLNVVVINFVDMLSHARTESRMIRELASDEAAYRSLTRSWFKHSSTMDILKKAKAMGYKIILTTDHGTIRVKNPLKVIGDKTVNTNIRYKVGRNLDYDRKKVYDIHSPEKIGLPALHISSKYIFATGDDFFAYPNNYNYYVSYYTDTFQHGGISLEEMIVPFITLIGK, encoded by the coding sequence ATGAGGAAAAGACGGATACTTTGGGCTGACGATGAAATTTATATGCTACGATCGCATATCCTTTTTTTAGAAGAGAAGGGATATGAAGTCACTCCAGTAAATAGTGGTCAGGATGCTATTGATAGTATAAAAAGCGAATCTTTCGATATTGTTTTTCTTGACGAGAATATGCCCGGTGTTTCGGGGCTCGATGCATTAAGCATCATCAAAGAGATCAACCCCAATATTCCCGTTATTATGATTACAAAAAGCGAAGATGAGGGGATTATGACTCACGCTATTGGGAAAAAGATAGCAGACTATCTTATCAAGCCCGTCAATCCCAATCAAATCCTCCTTTCCATCAAGAAAAACCTGCACAAGGACGATATTGTTTCAGAGGTTACAGTTGAAGGTTATCGCGAAGAATTTAATAAAATCAGTGCACAGATAAATGATTCGAATACGTACGAGCAATGGGTGGATATCTACAAAAAGCTTGTTTACTGGGAGCTTGAGCTGGCAGCATCAGACAGCCCCTTGATGGACTTGCTTCGGATACAAAAGAATGAAGCCAATAATAGTTACTGTAAGTTCGTAAAGAAGAATTATGAGTCGTGGGTACAAAATCCGAATAAGAGACCTTTGATAAGCCCTGAGCTTTTTTCGCAGAAAGTATTTCCACTTTTGGATAATGGCGAAAAATTGTTCTTTATCCTTATTGATAATTTTAGGCTCGATCAGTGGTCTGATATAAAAGACCTTTTGGCAAATGATTTTACAATTTCCGAAGACGAATACTTAAGCATATTACCCACTGCGACTCAATATGCACGCAACGCCATTTTTTCGGGGTTGATGCCTTCCCAAATGGCCAAATTGTATCCCGACCTTTGGGTGGATGAAGATGAGGATGAAAGTAAAAACCTCAATGAAGAAGCTTTACTGCATACTCAGATTGAGCGATACAGAAAAAATTATACTTTCTCATATAATAAGTTATTATCCTCTTCATCGGGAGAAAAGCTGCTGCAAGGGATGGATCGGCTAAGCAATAAGCAACTGAATGTAGTTGTTATCAACTTTGTGGATATGCTTTCTCATGCCCGTACTGAATCGAGAATGATACGGGAACTTGCATCCGACGAAGCCGCCTATCGTTCTTTGACTCGGTCTTGGTTTAAACATTCGAGTACAATGGATATTCTGAAGAAGGCAAAAGCAATGGGATATAAAATTATTTTGACTACCGATCATGGAACGATACGGGTAAAAAATCCACTCAAGGTAATTGGCGATAAGACGGTGAATACGAATATTCGTTATAAGGTAGGGCGCAATCTGGATTATGACCGCAAAAAAGTATACGATATTCATTCTCCCGAAAAGATAGGCTTACCCGCATTGCATATCAGCTCTAAGTATATCTTTGCTACAGGCGACGATTTCTTTGCTTATCCGAATAATTATAATTACTACGTGTCTTATTACACAGATACATTTCAGCATGGGGGTATTTCGCTCGAAGAAATGATTGTTCCTTTTATTACTTTGATCGGGAAATAA
- a CDS encoding glycoside hydrolase family 18 protein, producing MKNIFTYGILCALILTGFCSCGKKSKTSGEPSRPVIIAYVGGYNGLVDVDKISPNKITHINYAFVDVKDGKAFLTNEATDTTNFRKLNELRQQNPDLKILISIGGWSWSRNFSDAVLTAEGQKTFAKSAVEIMKKNNLDGVDIDWEYPALPGDVGNVYRPEDKHNYTLMFAAIRDELDALEKETDKKYLLTTAVGGFQQFVDSTEMNKAQEYLDYVNIMTYDSQSNEQAIHHTNLYPSDKYPQKQGADVAVKAYLAAGVPAEKLVMGIAFYGRAFNLKKGASKGIGDPVAEQIRGRGYTYIKDSLVNQNEYYRYWDQSARAPYLFNFYKGVFVTYDDEESVKEKCQYVLDNKMGGVMFWEYSSDPKEYLLNEINKVLK from the coding sequence ATGAAAAACATCTTTACGTATGGCATTCTATGTGCCCTTATTTTAACGGGTTTCTGTTCGTGTGGCAAGAAGTCAAAGACATCAGGTGAACCCTCACGCCCGGTTATTATCGCTTATGTGGGAGGATATAATGGTTTAGTGGATGTAGACAAAATCTCGCCTAACAAAATTACGCATATTAACTATGCCTTTGTCGATGTAAAGGATGGAAAAGCATTTCTTACGAATGAGGCGACCGATACGACCAATTTCAGGAAGCTAAACGAATTGAGGCAGCAAAACCCTGATCTCAAAATCTTGATATCTATCGGAGGCTGGTCTTGGAGCCGTAATTTTTCGGACGCCGTGCTGACTGCTGAAGGACAGAAAACATTTGCTAAATCTGCGGTGGAAATAATGAAAAAAAATAATCTTGACGGGGTAGACATCGATTGGGAATATCCTGCTCTTCCGGGTGATGTGGGGAATGTATACCGTCCCGAAGACAAGCACAATTATACGTTGATGTTTGCTGCTATCAGAGATGAACTTGATGCTTTGGAAAAAGAGACTGATAAGAAATATCTATTAACAACGGCTGTTGGTGGTTTTCAGCAGTTTGTAGATAGCACCGAAATGAATAAAGCACAGGAATATCTCGATTATGTAAATATCATGACCTACGATTCGCAAAGTAATGAACAAGCAATACACCATACCAATCTCTATCCTTCCGACAAATATCCTCAAAAGCAAGGGGCTGATGTTGCCGTAAAGGCTTATTTAGCCGCCGGTGTTCCGGCCGAAAAGCTAGTGATGGGCATTGCTTTTTATGGACGAGCTTTTAATCTGAAGAAAGGAGCGTCTAAAGGTATTGGCGATCCTGTTGCAGAACAGATAAGGGGTAGGGGCTATACCTACATCAAGGATAGCCTTGTAAATCAGAACGAGTACTATCGATATTGGGATCAGAGTGCACGTGCACCATACTTGTTCAATTTCTACAAAGGAGTATTTGTTACTTACGACGATGAGGAGTCAGTAAAAGAAAAATGTCAGTATGTATTGGATAATAAAATGGGAGGAGTGATGTTTTGGGAATATAGCTCCGATCCTAAAGAATATTTGTTGAACGAAATAAACAAGGTACTTAAATAA
- a CDS encoding tryptophanase produces MSENSSKIKFYSGESIPLELHKVRVVQKLHLVPIERRLEALYEAGFNTFRLDTKDVFLDMLTDSGTNALSDRQMGAMMIADDAYAGSQSFVRYQKAVEEVLGKKYLLPVHQGRAAENIISNAYIRKGSIVPMNYHFTTAMAHITQYGGKIEELLYDEAYVINSKHPFKGNMNLEKLEKCINKHGAANIPYIRMEASTNLIGGQPFSMENFRGVRAIADKYKIRLVLDASLLGENAWLIKQREEEFKNSSMAEIILAMTDLADLVYFSARKLSSSRGGGICTNDYAIMKELEPLVPLFEGFLTYGGMSVREIEAIAIGLYETLDEGMICQSPQFIEYLVNAFEKKGIPVVTPPGVLGAHVNAMEICSHIPQKEYPAGALAAAFFLISGVRGMERGSVSNQRDEYGNETYADMELLRLAVPRRVFTLSQIKYVEDRMTWLYENRNLIGGLKFVYEPPVLRFFMGGLEPINDWPQRLMAKFREDFGDSL; encoded by the coding sequence ATGTCAGAAAACTCTTCTAAGATTAAATTTTACAGTGGAGAAAGTATTCCGCTGGAATTGCACAAGGTGCGTGTTGTACAAAAATTACATTTAGTCCCAATTGAACGTCGTTTGGAAGCTCTTTACGAAGCCGGATTCAATACATTCAGGCTCGACACAAAAGATGTTTTCCTGGATATGCTTACCGACAGCGGTACCAATGCGTTGAGTGATCGCCAGATGGGTGCTATGATGATAGCCGATGATGCTTACGCCGGATCGCAAAGTTTTGTCCGCTATCAGAAAGCTGTGGAGGAAGTACTCGGTAAAAAATATCTTCTTCCCGTACATCAGGGACGCGCGGCGGAGAATATCATATCCAACGCCTATATCCGTAAGGGAAGCATTGTGCCGATGAACTATCACTTCACTACAGCAATGGCACACATTACCCAATATGGCGGTAAAATCGAAGAATTGCTCTATGATGAAGCCTATGTAATAAATAGCAAGCACCCGTTTAAGGGGAATATGAACCTTGAAAAGTTGGAGAAATGCATCAACAAACATGGAGCTGCCAATATTCCTTATATCCGCATGGAAGCATCTACCAACCTTATTGGCGGACAGCCTTTCTCGATGGAAAACTTTCGGGGTGTGCGTGCTATTGCCGATAAATACAAAATACGCCTTGTCCTTGATGCTAGTTTGCTAGGAGAAAATGCATGGCTGATCAAGCAACGTGAGGAGGAGTTTAAGAATAGCTCGATGGCTGAGATTATCCTTGCAATGACCGATCTTGCTGACTTGGTTTACTTCTCGGCACGAAAGCTGAGCTCGTCTCGTGGCGGCGGTATCTGTACCAATGATTACGCCATCATGAAGGAGTTGGAACCGCTTGTTCCTCTGTTCGAAGGATTCCTTACCTATGGCGGTATGTCGGTTCGTGAGATAGAAGCTATTGCCATCGGACTGTATGAAACATTGGATGAGGGTATGATATGCCAAAGCCCGCAGTTTATTGAATATTTGGTTAATGCTTTCGAAAAGAAAGGCATTCCTGTAGTGACACCTCCCGGTGTATTAGGCGCACACGTCAATGCGATGGAAATTTGTTCTCATATCCCTCAGAAAGAATATCCGGCGGGTGCTTTAGCCGCTGCGTTTTTCCTTATCTCGGGAGTACGTGGTATGGAGAGAGGGTCGGTATCTAACCAGCGTGATGAATATGGCAACGAGACCTATGCAGATATGGAATTACTTCGCTTGGCTGTTCCTCGCCGTGTGTTTACCCTTTCACAAATCAAATATGTGGAAGATCGAATGACATGGCTGTATGAAAATCGCAACCTGATAGGAGGGCTGAAATTCGTATACGAACCGCCTGTTCTTCGCTTTTTTATGGGAGGGCTCGAACCGATAAATGATTGGCCGCAGCGATTGATGGCTAAATTCAGAGAAGATTTTGGCGATAGCTTATAG
- the tsaE gene encoding tRNA (adenosine(37)-N6)-threonylcarbamoyltransferase complex ATPase subunit type 1 TsaE, translated as MNIKIESLDKIDEAALEFIRAMGDNTVFAFHGDMGAGKTTFIKAICENLGVSDTINSPTFAIVNEYRSDSGELIYHFDFYRINKIEEVFDFGYEDYFYSGSLCFIEWPEKVDTLLPKDTVNVYVKVQEDGSREVSLSI; from the coding sequence ATGAATATAAAGATAGAATCATTAGATAAAATAGACGAGGCGGCTCTCGAGTTTATCCGTGCTATGGGCGATAATACTGTATTTGCTTTTCATGGAGATATGGGAGCAGGCAAAACGACATTTATAAAAGCTATCTGCGAGAATCTCGGAGTATCTGATACCATCAACAGCCCTACGTTTGCTATCGTAAACGAATACCGTTCCGACAGTGGAGAATTGATCTATCATTTCGACTTTTATCGTATCAATAAAATTGAGGAGGTTTTTGATTTTGGCTACGAAGATTACTTTTATAGCGGCAGCCTTTGCTTTATTGAATGGCCTGAGAAAGTTGACACTTTACTGCCAAAAGATACGGTAAATGTTTATGTCAAAGTACAAGAGGATGGTAGCCGGGAGGTAAGTTTGAGTATTTAA
- a CDS encoding TIGR01212 family radical SAM protein (This family includes YhcC from E. coli K-12, an uncharacterized radical SAM protein.), protein MENKFYKEFGELLTKHFPYKVQKISINAGFTCPNRDGSKAVGGCTYCNNQSFSPGYGGKQRSVSDQLRDGIAFFSYKYPEMKYLAYFQSYTNTYDSIEKLIELYEEALSYPNVVGLIIGTRPDCMPDELLDYFAELNKRTFLIIEYGLESTLDSTLEFINRGHTHQESEEAILKTAAKGIYTGAHLILGLPHESREQVLAHADVVAKLPLTTIKLHQLQLIKGTVMARQYREHPEWFNLFEVDDYIDLCIDFAEKLNPDFIIERFISQSPKQLLIAPDWGLKNFEFTAKVLKKFEERKTWQGRLYRK, encoded by the coding sequence ATGGAAAATAAATTCTATAAAGAATTTGGAGAGCTTCTTACAAAACACTTCCCATATAAGGTTCAAAAAATATCGATAAATGCGGGATTTACTTGTCCAAACAGGGATGGGTCGAAAGCCGTAGGAGGATGTACATATTGCAACAACCAAAGCTTTAGCCCGGGGTATGGAGGAAAGCAACGCAGTGTTAGCGACCAACTCAGAGATGGCATTGCTTTCTTCTCTTACAAGTATCCTGAAATGAAATACCTCGCATACTTTCAGTCATACACAAATACCTATGATAGTATCGAGAAACTGATTGAACTGTATGAAGAAGCATTATCATATCCCAATGTTGTGGGATTGATTATCGGCACACGCCCCGACTGCATGCCGGACGAGTTACTCGATTATTTTGCTGAGCTAAATAAAAGAACTTTCCTCATCATAGAATACGGCTTGGAATCAACGCTTGATTCCACTCTTGAATTTATAAATCGTGGACACACGCATCAGGAAAGTGAAGAGGCCATACTTAAAACAGCAGCAAAAGGGATATATACAGGAGCACATCTTATTCTTGGGCTACCTCATGAAAGCCGTGAGCAGGTACTGGCACATGCCGACGTAGTAGCCAAGCTTCCACTGACAACTATAAAGCTACACCAGCTACAACTGATAAAAGGAACAGTAATGGCAAGGCAATATCGGGAACATCCCGAATGGTTCAATCTGTTCGAGGTAGACGATTACATTGACCTATGTATCGACTTTGCCGAGAAACTTAATCCTGACTTTATCATAGAGCGTTTTATTTCTCAATCGCCGAAACAGCTACTGATAGCACCTGATTGGGGGTTGAAAAACTTCGAATTCACCGCCAAAGTATTGAAAAAGTTTGAGGAAAGAAAGACGTGGCAGGGGCGGTTGTATCGTAAATAA
- a CDS encoding TonB-dependent receptor domain-containing protein, whose amino-acid sequence MRYLYLLLFIFTTLSTVAQTVEGNSSGYVQGSVYDSITKDPIPFVTVRLLNEADSSYIKGVATNEKGNFKLSVTTGKYILEASFLGYKRFLQNFNISTQNPGYSFGNIYLVENTIQLKDAIVEAKVPDILVKGDTIEYNATSYTSQESDMLQDIIKNMPGVEIDAQGNISANGKPVKKILVDGKEFFGNDIPMALANLPANMIKKLQLYKEESEAAKVTGFKDKDPDQVLNLVVKEELKQSIFGEVKAGYGSDDRYANKAITNYMRNDNQVSLVGEMSNTNDNGYPMGMDNGIEKNKNLGANIFLQPSEKIRVGGSIRYANNDNLMETKTNTQTFLSSGDRFSKQDASYRSKRENANLGMNLQWKPDSLTTIFARSYISLNNTKNIQSSTNLSYVAEKDTTSGYSNSQSKGDGYNINNFVTIGRKLNDKGRTVSFTFNNSIRKDNSKGTNYSQTTYSEGKDDKIIDQQNKTDNNTSNYTLSLSYVEPLGKDHRLQFAYSYGVNNSERMRDVRKKDGAGNYTLLDTAYARNTENRYVNQNISLNFQTTKEKYNYTIGLSIDPSYSRSKVSIADSIIENLKQNVINFSPTLNFSYQPNDHTNLDISYSGSTSQPGITQLSADTVIVSALSKYYGNPNLKPSYSNNFNVYYRKSDYASNRYMMLSGGFNYTFNNIVDYTLIDDLGNSTNTYRNVSGNMGANINFIFNTPLRNKKFTIDNSTYANYYKNIGYTNGEEAKTHNIVLSEKVSGKFKVDKLETRLELGMTYNITKNNLSNVQDRNTSNYNIQHSVLWKLPYDFSIQNFLNMTYYAGYGNDFKKKEILWNASVSKLFLKKKRGTLKVEFYDILNDRNNLSRYVSSNYMSDSRTNSINRYFMFSFSYKFNIIKSKGKSNDGDIDELEYN is encoded by the coding sequence ATGAGATATTTATATCTTTTACTATTCATCTTTACAACCCTTTCAACTGTGGCTCAAACAGTTGAAGGCAACTCATCAGGATATGTGCAAGGCTCTGTATATGACTCAATAACAAAAGATCCTATCCCATTTGTCACCGTCAGATTGCTTAATGAGGCAGATAGCAGCTACATAAAAGGGGTTGCAACAAACGAAAAAGGTAATTTCAAGCTATCGGTTACGACAGGAAAATACATTTTGGAAGCTTCTTTTTTAGGATATAAAAGATTTTTACAAAACTTTAATATTTCTACACAAAATCCCGGCTATTCATTTGGGAATATCTATCTCGTAGAAAATACCATTCAGCTCAAAGATGCCATTGTAGAAGCGAAGGTACCCGATATATTGGTCAAAGGCGACACCATCGAGTATAATGCCACATCATACACATCTCAGGAGAGTGATATGCTGCAAGACATAATAAAAAATATGCCCGGAGTAGAGATAGACGCACAGGGCAATATATCGGCAAATGGAAAGCCTGTAAAAAAAATACTGGTAGACGGAAAGGAGTTTTTCGGAAATGATATTCCGATGGCATTGGCAAACCTTCCCGCAAACATGATAAAAAAGCTCCAACTCTATAAAGAGGAGTCTGAAGCAGCAAAAGTAACCGGATTTAAAGATAAAGATCCCGATCAGGTACTCAATCTGGTTGTAAAAGAAGAACTGAAACAGAGCATCTTTGGAGAAGTAAAAGCCGGATATGGGAGTGACGACAGATACGCCAATAAAGCAATAACAAACTACATGCGCAACGACAATCAGGTGTCTTTAGTCGGAGAAATGAGTAATACCAATGACAATGGGTATCCGATGGGTATGGACAACGGGATTGAGAAGAATAAAAATCTGGGCGCAAATATTTTTCTCCAGCCTTCAGAAAAAATCAGAGTAGGCGGCAGTATCCGCTATGCAAATAACGACAACCTGATGGAAACAAAAACCAATACTCAGACTTTCTTATCTTCGGGTGATCGTTTCTCCAAACAGGATGCATCGTACCGCAGCAAAAGAGAAAATGCAAACTTAGGAATGAACCTGCAATGGAAGCCCGATTCGCTCACTACCATTTTTGCACGGTCATATATCAGCCTTAACAACACAAAGAATATTCAAAGTTCGACCAATCTTTCCTATGTAGCCGAAAAGGATACCACGTCGGGATATTCGAATAGTCAATCGAAAGGTGATGGTTACAACATAAATAATTTTGTAACTATCGGCCGAAAATTGAATGATAAAGGGAGGACAGTAAGCTTTACTTTCAACAATTCGATTAGAAAGGATAACAGTAAAGGAACTAATTATTCTCAAACGACCTATAGCGAAGGAAAAGATGATAAAATAATAGACCAGCAAAACAAGACAGATAATAATACCAGCAACTACACTTTATCCCTATCGTATGTAGAGCCGTTGGGAAAAGACCATAGACTACAGTTTGCATACTCGTATGGGGTAAATAATTCGGAGCGGATGCGTGATGTCCGCAAAAAAGATGGTGCAGGCAATTATACTCTTCTGGATACGGCTTATGCACGAAATACCGAGAATAGATATGTGAACCAAAATATAAGTTTGAACTTTCAGACGACTAAGGAAAAATACAATTATACGATAGGATTGAGCATCGATCCGTCATATTCGCGAAGTAAAGTAAGCATTGCCGATTCTATCATCGAAAATCTTAAACAGAATGTCATAAACTTTTCGCCAACTCTAAACTTTTCGTACCAACCAAACGATCACACCAACCTAGATATAAGCTACTCAGGATCGACCAGTCAACCGGGGATCACTCAACTATCTGCCGATACCGTTATCGTTAGTGCATTATCTAAATATTATGGAAACCCAAATTTGAAACCAAGCTATAGCAACAACTTCAATGTATATTATCGGAAATCTGACTACGCCTCAAATCGTTATATGATGCTTTCGGGAGGATTCAATTATACATTCAACAACATTGTAGACTATACTCTGATAGATGATTTGGGGAATAGTACGAATACATATAGAAATGTAAGTGGTAATATGGGCGCAAATATCAATTTTATATTCAATACCCCATTACGAAACAAGAAATTCACGATCGACAACAGCACCTATGCCAACTATTACAAGAATATTGGCTACACGAACGGTGAAGAAGCGAAAACGCATAATATAGTACTTAGTGAAAAAGTTTCAGGAAAGTTTAAGGTTGACAAACTTGAAACACGCCTCGAACTAGGTATGACATATAACATAACAAAGAATAATTTGTCGAATGTGCAAGATAGAAACACATCCAACTACAATATCCAACATTCTGTGTTATGGAAACTACCCTACGATTTTTCGATACAGAACTTCCTCAATATGACATATTATGCAGGGTATGGCAATGATTTTAAGAAGAAAGAAATACTTTGGAATGCTTCTGTCTCAAAACTATTCCTAAAAAAGAAAAGAGGTACACTGAAGGTTGAATTCTATGATATACTGAACGACAGAAATAATCTGTCACGTTATGTAAGCAGTAACTACATGTCAGACTCGCGCACAAATAGTATCAACCGATACTTCATGTTTAGCTTCTCCTATAAGTTTAATATTATCAAGAGTAAGGGGAAAAGTAATGATGGCGATATAGATGAACTAGAATACAATTAA
- a CDS encoding aldo/keto reductase, which produces MEKVKLNNGIDIPWVGLGVFRLEDNKEAEKVIGTAFSVGYRHIDTAMYYHNEEAVGKAIKNSGIPREEIFVTTKMWNSDQRSGKVKEAFETSLRKLDLDYIDLYLVHWPVEGKFIETWKKFEEIYQTGKVKAIGVSNFKQYHLEALAKESTITPAVNQIELHPYLVQENDLSYCKKAGIRVEAWSPFAANQTGLFNEKILTDLADKYSKSPAQIILRWDYQRGVVTIPKSSNEKRMVENLNIFDFSLNEDEIKSINSLNKNLRIGPDPDHVNF; this is translated from the coding sequence ATGGAAAAAGTAAAATTGAATAATGGTATAGATATACCATGGGTTGGACTAGGCGTATTCCGCTTGGAAGATAACAAGGAAGCTGAAAAGGTGATAGGAACCGCATTCTCAGTTGGATACAGGCATATCGACACAGCCATGTATTATCACAACGAAGAAGCTGTAGGAAAAGCTATTAAAAACTCGGGTATTCCTCGGGAAGAAATATTCGTAACCACAAAGATGTGGAACTCAGACCAGCGAAGCGGCAAGGTAAAAGAAGCCTTTGAGACCAGCTTAAGAAAGCTTGATCTCGATTACATCGATCTATATCTTGTTCACTGGCCTGTAGAAGGGAAGTTCATAGAAACATGGAAAAAGTTTGAGGAAATATATCAAACTGGGAAAGTGAAAGCAATTGGCGTCAGCAATTTCAAGCAATACCACTTGGAGGCATTGGCAAAAGAATCGACCATAACTCCTGCCGTAAATCAGATAGAATTGCACCCATATCTTGTACAAGAAAATGATTTGAGCTATTGCAAGAAAGCAGGTATCCGTGTAGAAGCATGGAGTCCTTTTGCGGCGAATCAGACGGGATTGTTCAATGAAAAGATATTGACTGACCTCGCAGACAAATACTCGAAATCTCCGGCTCAGATAATACTCCGTTGGGATTACCAACGTGGAGTAGTAACCATACCTAAGTCATCAAACGAGAAACGCATGGTCGAGAATCTGAATATATTTGACTTTAGTCTGAACGAAGATGAAATCAAAAGCATCAATTCGCTAAATAAAAATTTGCGTATAGGACCAGATCCGGATCATGTAAATTTCTAA